In Psychrobacter ciconiae, the following are encoded in one genomic region:
- a CDS encoding TerC family protein, with protein MIELLSDPSVWLGFFALVSLEIILGIDNLVFIAILANKLPPNQRSKARNLGLALALIMRLGLLFVMSWLVTLTEPVVSFAAFNLSIRDLILIVGGFFLLFKATLELHERLEGKLEEGNKSKVYAGFAAVVAQIVILDAVFSFDAVITAVGMVEQLEVMMAAVIVAMAVMVLAAKTLTDFVGKHPTVVILCLSFLLMIGFSLVVEGLGFHIPKSYLYAAIGFSIIIEAFNQFMQRNRTKHENAIPLRDRAADNILKLMGGKVSNHDEGQLTEDSPSMAPIPFAEEERYMISGVLALGERDVKTIMTPRSEISWVNIEDSATKIREQVLSTPHSLLPICEGRLNKILGVVRAKDILSVLDAPSDDLYLALEPLLTKQQPVFVSDGIDNLRLINLLKNAKGNLAIVVDEYGQVSGLVTPLDLFEAIAGEFPDEDETLEISKQEDHWIAEGTISLDQLRLELNDPTLLAEAEQLTLGGYINFKLDDIAQVNDHVSSDGYMFTVLETLSGRILLVKIEKALTQANS; from the coding sequence ATGATAGAGCTTTTAAGCGACCCCTCGGTTTGGCTTGGCTTTTTTGCACTGGTTAGCCTTGAGATTATTCTTGGCATTGATAATTTAGTTTTTATTGCCATTTTGGCAAATAAACTGCCCCCAAATCAACGTAGTAAAGCGCGCAACCTTGGGCTGGCGCTTGCTTTGATTATGCGGTTAGGGCTGCTGTTTGTCATGTCATGGCTTGTGACCTTGACTGAACCTGTGGTGAGCTTTGCTGCGTTTAACTTATCCATTCGCGACTTGATTTTGATTGTCGGCGGGTTCTTTTTATTGTTTAAAGCGACCCTTGAGCTTCACGAACGTTTAGAGGGTAAGCTTGAGGAAGGTAATAAAAGCAAAGTTTATGCAGGATTTGCGGCGGTCGTTGCGCAAATTGTCATTCTCGATGCGGTTTTCTCCTTTGACGCGGTGATTACAGCCGTCGGCATGGTGGAGCAGTTAGAGGTCATGATGGCAGCGGTCATTGTGGCGATGGCGGTGATGGTTTTGGCTGCGAAAACCTTAACGGATTTTGTAGGAAAGCATCCAACCGTTGTTATTTTATGCTTAAGCTTTTTGTTGATGATCGGGTTTAGCTTGGTCGTTGAGGGCTTAGGATTTCATATTCCAAAAAGCTATCTTTATGCAGCGATTGGCTTTTCGATTATTATTGAAGCCTTTAACCAATTTATGCAGCGCAACCGCACCAAGCATGAAAACGCCATTCCGCTACGCGATAGAGCGGCAGACAATATCCTAAAACTGATGGGCGGCAAAGTCTCAAACCATGATGAAGGACAGCTTACAGAGGATAGCCCATCCATGGCGCCCATCCCTTTTGCAGAAGAGGAGCGCTATATGATCAGCGGCGTGCTTGCGCTTGGTGAGCGTGATGTCAAAACCATCATGACGCCGCGCTCAGAGATCTCTTGGGTCAACATCGAGGACAGCGCTACTAAGATCCGTGAGCAAGTGCTCTCAACGCCGCACAGTTTGCTGCCGATTTGCGAAGGGCGCTTAAACAAAATATTAGGCGTCGTTCGGGCTAAAGACATTTTATCGGTGCTCGATGCGCCGTCTGACGATTTGTATTTGGCGCTGGAGCCGTTATTAACTAAGCAGCAGCCTGTTTTTGTGTCTGATGGCATTGATAACTTACGGCTGATCAATTTGCTAAAAAATGCAAAAGGTAATTTGGCAATCGTCGTTGATGAGTATGGTCAAGTGTCAGGATTGGTGACGCCCTTGGATTTGTTTGAAGCGATTGCGGGCGAGTTCCCTGATGAAGATGAAACGTTGGAAATCTCTAAACAAGAGGATCATTGGATCGCTGAAGGTACGATCAGCTTAGATCAGTTGCGACTTGAATTAAATGACCCCACCCTTTTAGCAGAAGCTGAGCAGCTGACGTTGGGCGGTTATATCAACTTTAAGCTTGATGATATCGCGCAAGTAAATGACCACGTCAGCAGTGATGGTTATATGTTTACTGTCTTAGAAACGTTATCGGGAAGGATTCTTTTAGTCAAAATTGAAAAAGCGCTGACTCAAGCAAACTCATAG
- a CDS encoding DUF1852 domain-containing protein: MSNNFTCNINSIRFDENYQPANSTRLTTNFANLARGEQREDNLRKTLKMINNRFNALAIWDNPTADRYSVEVDIISAEMDVEGNGDAFPVIEMLKTTIVDHKTNTRTEGIVGNSFSSYVRDYDFSVVLLEHFDKNPSCPPPEDFGELHGKLFQYLLNSDAYQANFNKLPVICLSVSTTKTYQRTTNEHPVLGVEYKQDEYSLTDDYFHKMGLTVRYFMPKGSVAPLAFYFAGDLLSDYTDLELISTISTMETFQKIYRPEIYNANSAAGQVYQPSLTYQDYSLTQVAYDREERSQLAVKQGKFTEEHFIKPYQEILENWAANYDVKQIVA; the protein is encoded by the coding sequence ATGAGCAACAATTTTACTTGCAATATCAACAGCATTCGTTTTGATGAAAACTATCAGCCGGCAAACAGCACACGATTGACCACCAACTTTGCCAACTTAGCGCGCGGCGAGCAGCGTGAAGACAATTTGCGCAAAACACTAAAAATGATCAACAACCGCTTTAATGCGCTCGCAATTTGGGACAACCCAACGGCAGATCGCTACTCAGTGGAAGTGGATATTATCTCAGCTGAAATGGACGTTGAGGGCAACGGCGATGCCTTTCCGGTGATTGAAATGCTGAAAACCACGATTGTTGATCACAAAACCAACACCCGAACCGAGGGCATTGTCGGCAACAGTTTTTCGTCGTATGTCCGCGATTATGACTTTAGCGTGGTGCTGCTTGAGCATTTTGATAAAAACCCATCATGCCCGCCGCCTGAGGACTTTGGCGAGCTTCACGGCAAATTGTTTCAGTATTTGTTAAATTCGGATGCCTATCAAGCCAATTTTAACAAGTTGCCAGTGATTTGTTTGAGCGTTTCGACAACGAAGACCTATCAGCGCACCACCAACGAACATCCGGTTTTGGGCGTGGAATATAAGCAAGATGAATACTCGCTGACCGATGACTATTTTCACAAAATGGGCTTAACGGTTCGCTATTTTATGCCTAAAGGCAGCGTTGCTCCATTGGCGTTTTATTTTGCTGGCGATTTGCTCAGCGACTATACTGACTTGGAGCTCATCAGCACCATCAGCACGATGGAGACCTTCCAAAAAATTTACCGCCCCGAGATTTATAACGCCAACTCGGCGGCAGGGCAGGTGTATCAGCCAAGCTTAACTTACCAAGATTACTCGCTCACGCAAGTGGCTTATGATCGAGAAGAGCGTAGCCAGCTGGCGGTGAAGCAAGGCAAATTTACTGAAGAGCATTTTATTAAGCCTTATCAAGAGATTTTAGAAAATTGGGCGGCAAACTACGACGTTAAACAAATCGTCGCGTAA
- a CDS encoding META domain-containing protein → MKNATKFLMLGVLAVGTLAAGCQSTPSATLPANQVITSAALQSYNWQLVDAKRSNGSKVTPLFFDTANPLILEFVTESGNNFVSLLNTCNNMGAGYSIVNGEVQLSGIRSTRMACPTPQANFDTAAAAAVQGKYSLTKAANQSPILTITNADQVATFKAIAK, encoded by the coding sequence ATGAAAAACGCAACCAAATTCCTAATGCTCGGTGTTTTAGCCGTAGGAACACTTGCAGCGGGCTGTCAAAGCACCCCAAGCGCTACCCTCCCAGCCAATCAGGTGATCACTTCCGCCGCCTTGCAATCTTATAACTGGCAGCTTGTTGACGCCAAACGTAGCAATGGCAGCAAAGTGACGCCGTTATTTTTTGACACGGCAAATCCGCTCATTCTTGAATTTGTAACCGAAAGCGGCAATAACTTTGTAAGTCTGCTCAATACTTGCAATAACATGGGCGCAGGCTACAGCATCGTGAATGGCGAGGTGCAGCTAAGCGGCATTAGAAGTACTCGAATGGCATGTCCTACTCCTCAAGCTAACTTTGACACCGCAGCAGCAGCGGCCGTTCAAGGCAAATACAGCTTGACTAAAGCAGCAAACCAATCACCTATTCTCACCATCACCAACGCTGATCAGGTAGCTACCTTTAAGGCGATTGCTAAATAA
- a CDS encoding methionine synthase: MALLLPTSTAGSLPKPSWLAEPEKLWSPWELEGDKLLEAKQDALRLSLQEQVHAGIDIVSDGEQTRQHFVTTFIEHLDGVDFENRETVRIRNRYDASVPSVVGAVSRQKPVFVDDAKFLRAQTDKPIKWALPGPMTMIDTLYDNHYKSREKLAWEFAKILNQEARELEAAGVDIIQFDEPAFNVFFDDVNDWGVATLERAIEGLKCETAVHICYGYGIKANNDWKKTLGSEWRQYEEAFPKLQQSKIDIVSLECQNSHVPMELIELIRGKKVMIGAIDVATHSIETADQVAETLRKALQFVDADKLYPSTNCGMAPLPRHVARGKLKALSLGAELVRQELSS; this comes from the coding sequence ATGGCATTACTATTACCAACCTCAACGGCAGGAAGCCTACCAAAACCATCTTGGCTTGCTGAGCCTGAAAAGCTGTGGTCGCCTTGGGAGTTAGAAGGCGACAAGCTGCTTGAGGCAAAGCAAGACGCGCTGCGATTGTCCCTGCAAGAGCAGGTTCATGCAGGGATTGACATTGTCAGTGATGGCGAGCAGACGCGGCAGCATTTTGTGACCACCTTTATTGAGCACTTAGATGGGGTGGATTTTGAAAATCGCGAAACCGTCCGCATTCGTAACCGTTATGATGCTAGCGTGCCCTCGGTTGTCGGCGCGGTGAGCCGCCAAAAGCCGGTATTCGTTGACGATGCCAAGTTTTTACGCGCTCAGACCGACAAGCCGATTAAATGGGCGCTGCCGGGTCCCATGACGATGATTGATACCCTTTATGACAATCATTACAAAAGCCGCGAAAAATTGGCTTGGGAATTTGCTAAAATTTTAAACCAAGAAGCGCGCGAGTTAGAAGCGGCAGGCGTGGACATTATTCAGTTTGATGAGCCGGCATTTAACGTCTTTTTTGATGATGTGAACGATTGGGGCGTGGCGACCCTTGAGCGCGCCATTGAAGGGTTAAAGTGCGAAACGGCGGTGCATATCTGCTACGGCTATGGCATCAAAGCCAACAACGACTGGAAAAAAACGCTTGGCTCTGAATGGCGACAATATGAAGAAGCGTTTCCAAAGTTGCAACAATCAAAAATTGATATTGTCTCGCTTGAGTGTCAAAACTCGCACGTTCCCATGGAACTTATCGAGCTAATCCGTGGTAAAAAAGTGATGATTGGCGCGATTGATGTGGCAACACACAGCATTGAAACCGCCGATCAAGTTGCCGAAACGCTACGAAAGGCGTTGCAGTTTGTTGATGCCGATAAGCTTTATCCATCGACCAACTGCGGAATGGCACCCTTACCGCGTCATGTGGCTCGCGGGAAGCTAAAAGCATTAAGTTTAGGCGCGGAGCTTGTTCGCCAAGAGCTGTCAAGCTAG
- a CDS encoding 8-oxoguanine deaminase translates to MQANSQRIWIKNPLDSLDQAYAGGIVIQNDIIVELIKARNQPSQAVDDVVDARDHVLIPGLINSHHHFYQTLTRAFPTALNKNLFPWLQSLYPVWANLTPEMIAVSTQIALCELLLSGCTTASDHHYLFPDGLEHAIDIQIEQAKKLGIRVHLTRGSMSLGEDQGGLPPRTTIQTDFEILEDSRRLIKNYHQYEDGAMIRIALAPCSPFSVSEELMRATADLAQNLDVRLHTHLAETHDETEFCEKMFGMRPVDYLEHVGWLNNRTWLAHGIHFNEEEIARLGKANVGIAHCPSSNMLLASGQCPTLALQEAGCPVGLGVDGSASNDGSNMIGEVRQALLLQRLRYGARKITHQKAFEWATKGSAACLGRDDIGEIAVGKQADIALFKLDEIRFAGSGSPIAAVLLCGATKADKVMVAGKWRVLDGQMVDVDLDDIIAKQISLAASLARA, encoded by the coding sequence ATGCAAGCTAATTCTCAAAGAATTTGGATCAAAAACCCTCTCGACAGTTTAGATCAAGCCTATGCAGGCGGTATCGTTATTCAAAATGATATTATTGTCGAGTTGATAAAAGCGAGAAATCAGCCCTCGCAAGCGGTTGATGACGTGGTTGACGCTCGTGATCACGTGCTTATTCCAGGCTTGATCAATAGCCACCATCATTTTTATCAGACATTAACCCGCGCTTTTCCTACCGCCTTAAACAAAAACCTCTTCCCTTGGTTACAAAGCCTTTATCCTGTCTGGGCGAATCTCACTCCCGAAATGATAGCCGTATCCACCCAGATCGCGCTTTGCGAATTACTGCTTTCAGGGTGTACCACAGCAAGTGACCATCATTATTTATTTCCTGATGGGTTAGAGCATGCTATCGATATTCAAATAGAGCAGGCAAAAAAGCTTGGGATTCGGGTTCATTTGACCCGAGGTTCAATGAGCTTGGGTGAAGATCAAGGCGGATTACCTCCTCGGACAACCATCCAAACAGATTTTGAAATTTTAGAAGATAGCCGACGATTAATTAAAAATTATCACCAATATGAAGATGGCGCGATGATTCGTATTGCATTAGCACCATGCTCACCATTTTCTGTTAGTGAAGAGCTCATGCGCGCAACAGCTGACTTAGCCCAAAACCTTGATGTAAGATTGCACACCCATTTGGCTGAAACTCATGACGAGACCGAATTTTGTGAAAAAATGTTTGGAATGCGACCCGTCGATTATCTTGAGCATGTCGGTTGGTTAAATAATCGGACATGGCTTGCGCACGGTATTCACTTTAATGAGGAAGAAATAGCGCGGCTGGGTAAAGCGAACGTCGGTATCGCGCATTGTCCTTCATCAAATATGCTATTGGCGTCAGGGCAATGTCCTACCCTTGCGCTACAAGAGGCAGGGTGCCCAGTGGGTCTGGGTGTGGATGGCTCAGCGTCAAATGATGGTTCAAACATGATCGGTGAAGTTCGTCAAGCCCTGCTGCTGCAACGCTTACGCTATGGTGCTCGTAAAATAACGCATCAAAAAGCATTTGAGTGGGCAACAAAAGGTTCAGCTGCCTGTTTAGGTCGGGACGATATTGGCGAAATAGCCGTCGGCAAACAAGCTGATATTGCCTTATTTAAACTGGACGAGATACGTTTTGCCGGCTCAGGATCTCCTATCGCAGCCGTATTGCTCTGCGGGGCGACCAAAGCAGATAAGGTCATGGTAGCAGGAAAATGGCGTGTGTTAGATGGTCAAATGGTTGATGTTGATTTAGATGACATCATAGCAAAACAAATTTCGTTGGCAGCAAGCTTAGCCCGTGCTTAA
- a CDS encoding flavin reductase — translation MIKATEFKNAMALLTTAVNVVTTHGESGSHGFTASAVCSVTDTPPTLLVCMNHSSRSHAHFVDNKTLSVNVLGAQHEHISNTFASRLPSDERFLHGSWSKLKTGAPILEDALVSFDCEIEQIQQVGTHSIFMCRVVAINQSHQEESLVYFNRAYHQLRQVETV, via the coding sequence ATGATTAAAGCAACTGAATTTAAAAATGCCATGGCGCTACTTACCACGGCGGTGAATGTGGTTACTACCCATGGCGAATCTGGCAGCCACGGCTTTACGGCATCTGCCGTTTGTAGTGTGACCGACACGCCACCGACCTTGCTTGTTTGCATGAATCACTCATCGCGCTCGCACGCGCATTTTGTGGACAATAAAACCTTGAGCGTCAATGTGTTAGGCGCTCAGCATGAGCATATTTCTAATACCTTTGCCTCCAGACTGCCCTCTGATGAGCGCTTTTTACATGGCAGTTGGTCTAAGCTTAAAACCGGTGCGCCGATTTTAGAAGATGCGCTGGTCAGCTTTGATTGCGAAATCGAGCAAATCCAGCAAGTTGGCACGCACAGCATTTTTATGTGCCGCGTCGTTGCTATTAATCAAAGCCATCAGGAAGAAAGTTTGGTGTATTTCAACCGCGCTTATCATCAATTGCGGCAAGTTGAGACGGTTTAA
- a CDS encoding IS630 transposase-related protein, producing the protein MTYSLDFRKQVLKSLANGMTFAEAAVFYDISPTTIQKWKKRLHSKTTRNVTARKITDEALRKDVEDYPDSYHYERATRLNCSASGICEALKRLGISKKKDLRTPKRLPDKKS; encoded by the coding sequence ATGACCTATTCCTTAGATTTTCGCAAACAAGTGCTTAAAAGCTTAGCTAACGGCATGACCTTTGCTGAAGCTGCCGTATTTTATGACATCAGCCCGACCACCATTCAAAAGTGGAAGAAGCGGCTTCACAGCAAAACTACTCGCAATGTCACGGCACGAAAGATAACTGATGAGGCATTGCGTAAAGACGTTGAAGACTATCCCGACAGCTATCATTACGAACGTGCTACGCGCTTGAACTGCAGTGCCTCAGGGATTTGTGAGGCGTTAAAGCGCTTGGGAATCAGCAAAAAAAAAGACCTTAGAACACCCAAACGCTTGCCCGATAAAAAGAGCTGA